In Paenibacillus sonchi, the genomic stretch ACGCTGCAGAAGCGGCTTGTCAATTCTGCGGCGCAGCAGACGGCCGCCCATCGATGTTTCGGTACGGTCAAGCAGCCAGAGCAGCGAGCCTTTTTTGGAACGCTCGCGCACGGTTTCGGTCAGCTCCAGATTGCGCCGGGTGAACGGGTCCAGAATCATATAATTCCCCGGTTCATACGGCGAAATCTGGCTCAGCTGACCCAGGGAGCGCCGCTGGGTTTCGCTCAGATAGGAGATCAGCAGCGCCAGGCACAGGCCGCGCTCTTTCTCCAGACGCACCCAGGCGGCTTCACCGAACTGGCGGCGGGCCAGCTCTTCTTCGCGCTTCTCCCACGGAGTATAGACAACCGGCTTCGCGAGCAGCGATGCTTCACTCCGCAGCATGTCCAGCAGCGCGGCATCCCCGATAATCTCGGCCGGCTCATAAATGCCGATTTCATCCCTCAGCCATTCGGCACCCGAGAGCACAGAAGTGACATACAGCTCACCTGTGGTCAAATCACAAGCAGCGAGTGCCATCATCCCGTCCTCTTCAGTCACACAGACGAGGTAATTGTTGTTTTTGTCGGCAATGATCTTCCCGTCCATCACCGTTCCCGGTGTCACTACGCGGACAATGTCGCGCCGGACCATCCCCTTCGTTACTGCCGGATCATCCAGCTGCTCGCAGATGGCGACCTTGTAGCCTTTTTCAATCAGGCGCTGTATGTACCCCTCGGCGGCATGGTAAGGCACACCACACATGGGAATGCGCTCTTCGCCTCCACCCTCGCGGCCTGTTAATGTGATCTCAAGCTCCTTGGAAGCAAGAATCGCATCCTCAAAAAACATTTCATAGAAATCGCCCAGACGGAAGAAAAGGAAAGCATCCTTGGCTCCTTCCTTCACTTTCAGATATTGCTGTATCATCGGCGTATAATTTGCCATCGTTAACCTCCATGCCTACTTCATACTGTTCTCTATTATAGCAGAAAGTGGTCCGGCAAAGTTACCCCGGCCGCGCTCTTCACAAGAGCTGCCTTGCCGGGTACCGGAAATGCCCCAATGAAAGACAGGCCGAAAAACCATGTGAAATCAATGGAAGCCCAATGCATTAAGGTTTAAAAGTGTGCTTTTGATTCAGGATGCAGTAAAATCACTATGTACGCTAAGTAAGCTAAACTTCCAAATTGACCAGCAGAAGCAGCCTCACCGTCCTTCTATATAGATTGAATTTGAAAATATCCAAACAGGGAAAAGCGGCGGAAGAGAAGGCTGGAACTCACAATCTTCCATATCAACCCGTGTGTTACCGTTTCTCACTAAAGCTTGTCTGTAAAGGAGCGGATGCGTTTGCCTGAAAGCTTCCCGTAGGAAAGCTCGCTATCTTCAGCATCGGCAGGCTGCGGATTTCCACCGCGAACAGCGGGTTACAATCAAGAAATCTGCAGATGGGCAGCGGCCGGAAGTCCAAACATTCTCTGGAGTCATGGCCCATCCCAAATAGAAAAATCACAAGTTCAATTTATATAGTGGATAAAATCATTTCAACAGGATAGAGTTGCGATGTTCGCAACGCGCACAATAATCTCCTGGCACGCGTTGTACTGAACCACTGGGCATATATCGCGCAGTACGGCGGACTGGTCAGTGCCTGGTGCAATTCTGAAGTTTAACGTAACTAGAATGGATTCAGAGATAACAAGGAGGAGATCGGATGATCCGGAAGCTTGGGGAAGCTGACCGTGCGCCGCTGATGACGCTGGTTAGCAAAGAGCCCGCATTGAATTTGTTTATCATCGGGGATGTGGAGAATTTTGGGTTTGAACAGGAGTTTATGGAGCTGTGGGGCGACTTCCGTGAGGAGGATGGCCAGTTAATTGCTGTATTGCTGCGCTTTTATGGAAGCTTTATTCCTTACGCCGACGGACCTTTTGATGCGGCGGGATTCGCGGAGCTGATGCAGGCGGGCCCGAAATTTGAGATGGTATCCGGTTCAGCAGAAACAGTCCGGGCTGTGGCGGAACATTTGAACATCCGCAAGGAAAAGCAAATGCGGTTCGCCGAGCTGCGGGAGCTGAACAGCACACCGACCACAACCGCAGCATCCGCACATGCCATCCGCCAAGCAACCACAGACGATGTCGATGCAATCTGTTCGCTCACCGACCAGATTGAGGAATTCGACAACAACCCGGAGGATTCGCGCAGCAGCCTGCGGAAAACACTGGAGACCGGCACGGGCCGGACCTACTATATGGAACAGGATGGAAAGGTGATCGCCACAGCCTCTACTGCAGCAGAAAGCTCGATGTCGGCTATGGTCGTAGCCGTTGCCACACACCCCGCATACAGAGGGCAGGGACTGGCCAGCCGATTGGTTGCCCGCCTAAGTGCCGATATGCTGCATGAAGGCCGCACCCCCTGCCTGTTCTACAACGATCCGCAGGCCGCTCTGATCTACCGCAAGCTTGGATATCAGGATATCGGGTTCTGGACGATGCTCTATGTTTGATTGCCGGTGAATCTTGGTTTTTAAAAAAATGGGGTTGTTTCCAAAGGCATCCAATACCAGAGTCCTTACCCTTACCTTAGTCTGGAAGAGATGCGTCAAAGGTAAAAATACCTTTGATTTGACTGCACCGGGGCACTGGGGCGCTATCAAAGGTAAATTACCCTTGATTCGCCGGTCCCGGGGAGTTGGGGGTGCAATCAAAGGTAAATATGCCTTTGGTTTCGGCAACGGGGATGGCCAAGTGGAAAAAGGGAGCTTAATTTCCTCATAAATAAACAATCGTGAGGATTAAGTGGAAAAAGGGAACTTAATTCGGTAATATTCCCTTATTTAGAGCGAAGTGGGCTGAATTAGTGTACCTTTTTCCACTTAGCTGCCCGGGTTGCTTGATGCTCAGACAAATTAGTGATACTTTTTCCACCTAACCAGCAAACGAAGTGTCGGGAAGAAACTATTCTCTATACACAACCTTCTTGACACTACCGTTGGGGCGAATCAAAGGTAAAAATACCTTTGATTTGACTGCAGCCGGGGCGTCTGGGCACCTTATTGCGCCATATCCTGCTCACTTGAGCGCAGTTTGCCGCACCACAGCCCGCGGATGTCGCGGGACTCATCCCAGGTCTGTTCAGCGGCAATATAGCTGAACAGCGGCTCTATATAACGCGCTGCCTGCGCATAGCCAGGCAGTGCGCGGAGCTGCGCCGCAAGCGGAGGGAACGCGGCGCGCAGCGGCGGTTTGTCGCCGCTATAGTAGGCGGCATGCAGGTCTTCCCGGTCGAGCGGCCGCAGGGTGAGGTCTTCATAGCGGCTCACAATCAGGTGAGCCAGGAAGACCGCACCTTTGGCGATGACCGGGGACACCAGGAAGCTCGGCAGGGTCCGGTATTCAAAGCCGCCATGCGGCTGAAGCCGGAAATCGCCGAGCCCCCCGTACCTCGGACGCCGTGCTGCCGCACGGGCGTCCTCCAGCAGCAGCAGCGGCAGCGCGAGGTAGTTGTCGAGCGCGCGCAGAAGCGGCGCGCACAGCGTCACGCCGCTGAAGTGCAGATGGCCGCCGAGGGCCCAGCCCGGCAGCGGCATGCCTCCCGCCCGCCAGCGCAGCGAGCGGTCTTGGATGAGCCGGTCCGCCGTGCGCGCGGCGGACATCAGCTGCGCCAGCAGCGCGCGCGGTTCCCCGCGCGGTGCAGGGCGCAGCTCGGCGACCGGGAACGCGCCGCGCGTTCCCGGAGGCCCGGCGTCGCAGCCGGCGACGCCGTCCATGGGCAGGTACCGCGACGCCGGCACGGCGCGGCCTGTGGATTCCCGGAGCAGGAGGAACTCCGGGTCCATGCCCATCAGCAGCCCGGGACGGCCGGGCTGCTCCAGAGCCAGGGAGCGGGCCAGCGCCAGCGAGGCCGCGCGGTAGGGCTCCGGCAGCACCCCGCCGGAGCCTGCCCGGAGCGGCGTGACCTTGTCGACCCTGTAGCGGCGGCCGCCCAGGGTCTTCAGCAGCACCTCGCCGCTGTCCAGGCCAAGGGTGTACAGCGCCCGCACCGCTGTATCCCGGATTTTCCCCGCCGCGCCGCGCTGGCGGCCGGAGGATGCCGGGTTTGCGGACCGGCTGTGCCCCCTTGCGGTTCCCCCTCCGTCAGGGGGTGCGGAATCCGCTCTTGACCGTGCAAGGCTATATCCGCCAAGGCAGTTCCCTCACCCACTGCATTTCCCCGCGCCGCCCCCGCACGGATGACAGGAGGCAAAGAAGCCGGCTTCATTGCTGCCCCCGTTCCGAGCGGCCGGATTTCCAGCACCTCCAGGTTAAATACACGGACCCGGTAATACTGCTTGTACGAACGGGCCTCCGCAGACTGTCGGGTTGTCCCCTTCCCTAGTCCTGAACCTTCTGCCGGCACCAGCAAAGTTTCCAATCCGCTGCGCCGAAGCCTGTCTTCCCGCTGGGCAGCGGACCATAGCAAGTATGTAGGGAGCCCCTCATTCATAACTCCTTCTCCTCCCGGATTCTTACCGCGGGCAGGGCAGCACCTTCCTTTTCATTGCACCGCTGCCCCTGGCGGAAAAATAAAAAAAATAAAAAAGGAGGGCATTCGCCCTCTTCACCGCCGCCCCTACTACATAT encodes the following:
- a CDS encoding GNAT family N-acetyltransferase, whose product is MIRKLGEADRAPLMTLVSKEPALNLFIIGDVENFGFEQEFMELWGDFREEDGQLIAVLLRFYGSFIPYADGPFDAAGFAELMQAGPKFEMVSGSAETVRAVAEHLNIRKEKQMRFAELRELNSTPTTTAASAHAIRQATTDDVDAICSLTDQIEEFDNNPEDSRSSLRKTLETGTGRTYYMEQDGKVIATASTAAESSMSAMVVAVATHPAYRGQGLASRLVARLSADMLHEGRTPCLFYNDPQAALIYRKLGYQDIGFWTMLYV
- a CDS encoding putative amidoligase domain-containing protein, whose protein sequence is MRALYTLGLDSGEVLLKTLGGRRYRVDKVTPLRAGSGGVLPEPYRAASLALARSLALEQPGRPGLLMGMDPEFLLLRESTGRAVPASRYLPMDGVAGCDAGPPGTRGAFPVAELRPAPRGEPRALLAQLMSAARTADRLIQDRSLRWRAGGMPLPGWALGGHLHFSGVTLCAPLLRALDNYLALPLLLLEDARAAARRPRYGGLGDFRLQPHGGFEYRTLPSFLVSPVIAKGAVFLAHLIVSRYEDLTLRPLDREDLHAAYYSGDKPPLRAAFPPLAAQLRALPGYAQAARYIEPLFSYIAAEQTWDESRDIRGLWCGKLRSSEQDMAQ